The nucleotide window CGCCGCAGCTGGGCGGCGCCATCGGCGGGCGGCTGCCGCAGTTGCCCTCCAGCATCAACCTGCAGCGCGAGGAGACGCGCACCTCGGCCAGCCTCTCGCTGCTGTGGCCGATCTACATGGGCGGCCTGGCCGATGCCGTGCGCGGCGAGCTCGACGCCATGGCCGACGAGGCGCAGGCCGATGCCAACAGCGCGGGGGGCAGCCAGGACACGCTGCTGGTGCAGCGCTACTTCGGCGCGCAGCTCGCGGCGCGCGCCGCGCAGCTGCGCAGTCAGGCGCTGGCGGGCGTGCGCGAGCATGCCGACGCGGCCGACCGCATGCTGGCCGCGGGCGTGATCTCCGAGCTGGAGCGCCTGCAGGCGCGCGCCGCCCTGGCCGACGCCGAGCAGCAGGCGCGCAAGGCGGATGACGACGCGCGCCTGGCCACCACAGCGCTGGCGCGCACGCTCAAAATCCCCGCGCCACTCGCGCCCAGCAACCCCCTGTTCGTCGACAGCCGGCCGCTGGCGCCGCTGGATGATTTCATCGCCAGCGCCCATCAGCTCCATCCTGGCCTGGCCAAGGTGCAAGCCAAGCGCCGTCAGGCCGGCGCGCTGCACGATGCGCAAGAGGCGCTGCGCCGTCCGCAGGTGCTGGGCTTCGGCATGCGCGAGGTGGCGACGCACGGCAAGCCCAACTGGGTCGCCGGCATCGCCGTGCGCTACACCTTGTGGGACAGCATCGACCGCGACCTGCTGGCCGCCGCCACCCAGAAAAAGCTCGACCAGGCCAACCAGACCGAGCAGCAGGCGCTCTCGGACATTGCCCTGTTGGTCGAGAAAAACTGGCTGGCCGTCGAGCAGGCGCGCACGCAATACCTGGCGCAGCAGGCCCAGGAAGACCTGGCGCGCGAGCTGCTGCGCCTGCGCACCGCCGCGCTCAAGGAAGGCACGGGCACGCCGCTGGAGCTGATCGACGCGCGCCTGAACCTGGCCAAGGTGCAGACCGAGCGCGCCCAGACCGCCAACCAGTACGTCCAGGCATTGGCCACACTGCTGGAGGCCAGCGGCCAG belongs to Melaminivora suipulveris and includes:
- a CDS encoding TolC family protein, coding for MSLLPHLSSLRRCAGAALLLACAMPSQAQLAAALSASAQGISFAQARQWLLTRSDRLGAAASEVESARLRRQAVQGLGGPTIAVTGMAYHYSANADLSLDPARHALDNVLGLLPPQLGGAIGGRLPQLPSSINLQREETRTSASLSLLWPIYMGGLADAVRGELDAMADEAQADANSAGGSQDTLLVQRYFGAQLAARAAQLRSQALAGVREHADAADRMLAAGVISELERLQARAALADAEQQARKADDDARLATTALARTLKIPAPLAPSNPLFVDSRPLAPLDDFIASAHQLHPGLAKVQAKRRQAGALHDAQEALRRPQVLGFGMREVATHGKPNWVAGIAVRYTLWDSIDRDLLAAATQKKLDQANQTEQQALSDIALLVEKNWLAVEQARTQYLAQQAQEDLARELLRLRTAALKEGTGTPLELIDARLNLAKVQTERAQTANQYVQALATLLEASGQAGDFERHMARADIQIPTQTP